A region from the Lentisphaera profundi genome encodes:
- a CDS encoding arylsulfatase, with product MNKIFLLCTFLIGATLSGQDKPNIVIVMTDDQGYGDLSCHGNPIIKTPNIDKFYKNSLRLTNYHVDPTCAPTRSALMTGRYSARVGVWHTVQGRHLMREREITMANVLKDNGYAAGIFGKWHLGDAYPYRPEDRGFTHVVTHGAGGVGQTPDYWGNDYFNDTYYVNGKFVKFNGFCTDIWFTEAKKFMKQQIAKKKPFFTYITPNAPHGPMRAPQKYLDMYNKEELIKGKKQVAFYGMITNIDDNFGELRKFLQDEGVEDNTILIYTTDNGSSSGSALYNAGMTGAKNSNFDGGHRVPFIFQWPNGKLTGNRDINQLTAHMDILPTLIDMLSLKAPKIEFDGTSLTKIIKGDQSALRDRVLLVESQRVKDPEKWRNTAVMSDEWRLLNAKQLYNIRKDPAQKNNVAAQYPEVLQRLSAAYDARWVDLAKEHYLFSPLVIGAKEENPVTLTSHDQMVEKGLPKWNQPHIVSGGNHLAPWVVRVQSDGEYEISVRRWAAEADKGINEKYVAKKALGASKAFIKIADIDLVKEIPEGAKEVTFKVKLKTGQQELFTGFIKANDKRESNFYTYVLNKSMAQGDTKNWQSREGLGLPLAAPITVDYPEEILKWDKALNGKSKK from the coding sequence ATGAATAAAATATTTTTACTATGCACCTTTTTAATAGGAGCCACGCTTAGTGGCCAAGATAAGCCTAATATCGTCATCGTCATGACTGATGATCAAGGTTATGGAGATTTAAGTTGCCATGGCAATCCGATAATAAAGACTCCTAATATTGATAAGTTTTATAAAAACTCCCTGCGCTTAACGAATTATCATGTGGATCCTACTTGTGCGCCGACTCGATCAGCCCTAATGACTGGACGTTACAGTGCGCGCGTGGGTGTTTGGCACACTGTTCAAGGAAGGCATTTGATGCGTGAACGCGAAATCACTATGGCGAATGTTTTGAAAGACAATGGCTACGCAGCGGGGATTTTTGGCAAATGGCATTTAGGTGATGCTTATCCCTACCGTCCTGAAGATCGTGGCTTTACTCATGTAGTGACTCATGGTGCTGGTGGTGTAGGTCAAACTCCTGATTACTGGGGCAACGACTACTTTAATGATACCTATTATGTAAATGGTAAGTTTGTAAAATTTAATGGCTTTTGTACTGATATTTGGTTTACTGAAGCCAAGAAGTTTATGAAGCAGCAAATTGCTAAGAAAAAACCTTTCTTTACTTACATCACTCCAAACGCTCCTCATGGACCTATGCGAGCACCGCAAAAGTATTTGGATATGTACAATAAAGAGGAATTGATCAAGGGTAAAAAGCAGGTCGCGTTCTATGGTATGATCACTAATATCGATGATAATTTTGGCGAACTCCGCAAATTCTTACAAGATGAAGGTGTCGAAGATAATACAATTCTTATCTACACGACTGACAACGGTTCTTCATCGGGCAGTGCACTTTATAATGCCGGAATGACAGGTGCTAAAAACAGTAATTTTGATGGCGGTCATCGTGTGCCTTTTATCTTTCAATGGCCAAATGGTAAACTCACGGGAAATCGTGATATTAATCAGTTAACGGCACACATGGATATACTTCCGACTTTGATTGATATGCTTTCATTAAAGGCACCTAAAATCGAATTTGATGGTACAAGTCTGACTAAGATTATTAAGGGTGATCAATCAGCTTTACGCGATCGTGTTTTATTAGTAGAATCACAAAGAGTAAAAGATCCAGAGAAGTGGCGCAATACAGCAGTGATGAGTGATGAGTGGCGCTTACTCAATGCGAAACAACTCTATAATATTCGTAAAGACCCAGCACAAAAAAATAATGTAGCAGCTCAGTATCCAGAAGTTTTACAGCGACTCTCCGCGGCTTACGATGCTCGTTGGGTGGACTTAGCAAAAGAACATTACCTTTTCAGCCCGCTTGTGATTGGTGCAAAAGAAGAAAATCCAGTAACTCTTACATCTCATGATCAAATGGTTGAAAAAGGTCTCCCAAAATGGAATCAACCACATATTGTTTCAGGTGGTAATCACTTAGCCCCATGGGTAGTGAGAGTCCAGAGTGATGGAGAATATGAAATATCAGTTCGCCGTTGGGCTGCTGAGGCAGATAAGGGAATCAATGAAAAATACGTGGCTAAAAAAGCTTTGGGCGCAAGTAAAGCATTTATCAAAATTGCTGATATAGATTTGGTGAAAGAGATTCCAGAAGGCGCAAAAGAAGTCACTTTTAAAGTAAAATTAAAAACAGGACAGCAAGAACTTTTCACAGGCTTTATCAAGGCTAACGACAAACGTGAATCAAATTTTTATACTTATGTTTTGAATAAAAGTATGGCTCAAGGTGATACGAAAAATTGGCAAAGTCGTGAAGGCTTGGGCTTACCTTTAGCAGCACCGATCACAGTTGATTATCCGGAAGAAATTTTAAAGTGGGACAAAGCACTCAACGGAAAATCGAAAAAGTAA
- a CDS encoding phospholipase D family protein: MTQLKKYLLHISLTLFCLSLVSSCSGLKEQNHKFEPAALPTTNGIWSELNFKHDRSYFLPLNNHFEALKWRLRALDSAESSIDLQIFLWNNDHAGKLLANSLVLAADRGVKIRLLIDDTFTIEKDQGLSNIHKHPNIDIRIYNPFKRRYNSFGMRYLMNITEFSRIDHRMHNKVLIVDNHVVILGGRNLGDEYFGLHAETNFRDMELLANGNISPFLSTIFSIYWANPWSFPLEKIIKNDPEKIKPVTPPVSPFFPLNENHAQRITAWKRFKSLATQADYSVLYDLPVDANTENRTDDNFTLDIYKLISEAKKRVDIVSPYFIPTQELDEAIFEAEGRGVEVRILTNSLQSTNHTIAHSFYRKHMRKYVESGADLYEYRAWARDRNLFMFAPVEDKSLALHAKMILIDDDLSLIGSANLDPRSLNINSELGILLKSKTLSRQLRKLLDIDFHLRNSWKVEINQEGNLIWRGHDKTLHQQPRNSRLQLFESWFLGLLPVESKI, encoded by the coding sequence ATGACTCAATTAAAGAAATACCTATTGCACATAAGTCTTACTCTCTTTTGTTTAAGTTTAGTGAGTTCTTGTTCAGGGCTGAAAGAACAGAATCATAAATTTGAGCCCGCGGCTCTACCGACAACAAATGGCATTTGGTCGGAATTAAACTTCAAACATGATCGTAGCTATTTCCTCCCTCTCAACAATCATTTTGAGGCTCTGAAGTGGCGTCTTCGAGCTTTAGATTCCGCCGAATCATCCATTGATTTACAGATTTTTTTGTGGAATAATGACCACGCGGGTAAACTACTAGCCAATAGCCTCGTTCTGGCCGCTGATAGAGGTGTGAAAATACGCCTTCTCATTGATGACACCTTTACCATTGAGAAAGATCAAGGCTTAAGCAACATCCATAAACACCCCAACATAGATATTAGAATCTATAATCCTTTTAAACGCCGCTATAATTCATTTGGCATGCGTTATCTCATGAACATCACAGAATTCTCTCGCATCGATCACCGCATGCATAACAAAGTCCTAATCGTCGATAATCATGTGGTTATTTTAGGCGGGAGAAATCTCGGTGATGAGTACTTTGGTTTACACGCAGAAACTAATTTCCGTGATATGGAACTTCTTGCCAATGGTAACATCAGTCCATTTCTCAGTACAATTTTCTCTATTTATTGGGCGAATCCATGGTCCTTCCCACTAGAAAAAATAATTAAAAATGATCCCGAAAAAATAAAGCCCGTCACTCCACCTGTTAGCCCCTTTTTTCCTTTAAATGAAAATCATGCTCAACGTATTACTGCTTGGAAACGCTTTAAATCTCTCGCTACGCAAGCGGACTATTCTGTATTATATGACCTTCCCGTAGATGCAAATACCGAGAATAGAACCGATGATAACTTCACTCTCGATATATATAAATTAATTTCTGAAGCAAAAAAACGAGTCGATATCGTCAGTCCCTACTTTATTCCCACTCAGGAATTAGATGAAGCTATTTTTGAAGCGGAAGGGCGCGGTGTAGAAGTTCGTATTTTAACGAATTCATTACAATCTACGAATCATACGATTGCGCACAGTTTTTACCGTAAGCACATGCGCAAGTACGTTGAAAGTGGTGCCGACTTATACGAATATCGTGCTTGGGCACGAGATCGTAATTTATTTATGTTTGCACCCGTAGAGGATAAATCTCTGGCCCTGCATGCTAAAATGATCTTAATTGATGATGATTTGAGCTTAATCGGAAGTGCCAACCTCGATCCTCGCTCACTTAATATTAACTCTGAATTGGGTATCTTGCTAAAAAGCAAAACACTCAGTCGTCAACTGCGCAAATTATTGGATATCGATTTTCACCTACGGAACTCTTGGAAAGTCGAAATCAATCAAGAGGGAAATTTAATCTGGCGTGGCCATGACAAAACCCTCCATCAACAACCACGGAACTCAAGACTTCAATTATTCGAATCTTGGTTCCTTGGTTTATTACCCGTAGAAAGTAAAATCTAG
- a CDS encoding ankyrin repeat domain-containing protein, translating to MKALKRQDIMASLLVAGADPNKINDAGQTPLDISVSAGDLDSVKYLLGGGAQVVHQQSSVELHSAVKSSMRSGNLTSLKNLLKKHPKLINYRQKNGYGLVHLAVEAGSDNIIEYLYSRGLSLNTRSHTGDTPIHVAVHSGRIRTLECLMAIGASIEIPNEEGNTPLHIAWTMPKMIKILIMAGANAEYANLVGAMALHVASKKGAIAAVDQLISCGVNIKAHDFDGRRAIHVAIHYPEVMKFLIDKDADIDAKDFYGESPLHVAVQEVCFDSVKILLEAGADSSMQNHHGDTPLHFATLKGDLKVVELLLEYGSNPDIANIRGYTPLHSVALSALSDKAP from the coding sequence ATGAAAGCTTTAAAAAGACAAGATATCATGGCCTCGCTTTTAGTCGCGGGGGCTGACCCCAATAAAATTAACGATGCGGGGCAAACACCTTTGGACATTTCGGTGTCTGCGGGAGATCTTGATAGTGTGAAATACCTCTTGGGGGGCGGAGCGCAAGTCGTTCACCAGCAGTCCTCTGTTGAACTCCATAGCGCAGTTAAATCTAGTATGCGTTCAGGAAATTTAACAAGCCTCAAGAATTTACTTAAAAAGCATCCTAAGCTCATTAACTATCGCCAAAAAAATGGTTATGGATTAGTTCACTTGGCCGTTGAAGCAGGCTCCGATAATATAATTGAATACCTCTACTCAAGAGGACTGTCATTAAACACTCGTAGTCATACAGGGGATACGCCAATACATGTGGCGGTGCATAGCGGCCGAATTAGAACACTGGAATGCCTAATGGCCATTGGTGCTAGTATAGAAATCCCCAATGAAGAGGGCAATACACCTCTCCACATAGCATGGACAATGCCGAAAATGATTAAAATTTTGATCATGGCAGGAGCCAATGCAGAATATGCCAATTTAGTAGGTGCGATGGCGCTTCACGTAGCTTCAAAAAAAGGAGCTATTGCAGCCGTGGATCAATTAATAAGTTGCGGTGTCAATATAAAAGCCCATGACTTTGATGGTCGACGAGCGATTCACGTAGCTATCCACTACCCCGAAGTGATGAAGTTCTTGATAGATAAAGATGCTGATATTGATGCTAAGGATTTTTATGGTGAATCACCCTTACATGTAGCCGTTCAAGAAGTCTGCTTTGATTCAGTCAAAATTTTACTTGAAGCAGGTGCCGATTCGTCTATGCAGAATCATCATGGTGATACCCCTCTGCATTTTGCGACCTTAAAAGGAGATTTAAAGGTGGTAGAATTACTGCTGGAATATGGTTCTAATCCTGATATCGCGAATATTCGAGGCTACACGCCCTTACATTCAGTAGCTTTAAGTGCGCTGAGTGATAAAGCGCCCTAA
- a CDS encoding DMT family transporter: MSPVLKVIITSVLWGTVGIFIREADNMSAVSLAFFRTLIPTVVLFIWLKSRKAPQKLFRSNWKWMILGSGLNSIRAILFFISFNLTTIGNAQVTLYSWPIWAAILGSFFLKEKVSSIQKFLLSIAFLGLLLMFSQSVFSLDDKHFLGICAMVLSAFILSFVFIVFKKYGTEYQSIEIVFFQNLLTPLLLLPLFIPEAPSLSLKQVLIASFLGLIIGVLAFSLFFSALKEMKTANAAQITYIEPLCGLLWAHLLYQESLSPVQIIGAILILGATFAIPVLRAKEAKKT, from the coding sequence ATGTCTCCAGTTCTAAAAGTCATTATCACCTCCGTTTTGTGGGGGACTGTTGGTATTTTTATCCGTGAAGCGGATAATATGTCCGCGGTCTCACTCGCGTTCTTTCGAACCTTAATTCCCACCGTTGTACTTTTCATTTGGCTAAAAAGTCGCAAAGCACCTCAAAAACTTTTCCGCAGTAATTGGAAGTGGATGATTCTGGGCTCGGGGCTCAACTCCATTCGCGCCATTTTGTTTTTTATCAGCTTCAATCTTACGACCATTGGCAATGCTCAAGTCACTCTTTATAGCTGGCCCATTTGGGCCGCTATATTAGGTTCATTTTTTCTTAAAGAAAAAGTCAGCTCAATCCAGAAATTTTTACTAAGCATTGCTTTTTTGGGACTCTTACTGATGTTCAGTCAGAGTGTATTCAGTCTTGATGATAAACATTTCCTTGGCATTTGTGCCATGGTATTAAGTGCTTTCATTCTCAGCTTCGTCTTTATTGTTTTTAAAAAATATGGAACGGAGTACCAAAGCATTGAAATTGTCTTTTTTCAGAATCTTCTCACTCCGCTACTCTTACTTCCTCTTTTCATTCCTGAGGCACCTTCCCTGAGTCTTAAGCAAGTTCTCATTGCATCCTTTCTGGGACTCATTATTGGAGTGCTTGCCTTTTCATTATTTTTCTCTGCGCTCAAAGAAATGAAAACCGCAAATGCGGCTCAAATCACTTACATTGAACCTCTTTGTGGACTTTTATGGGCTCACCTTCTTTATCAAGAAAGCTTGTCCCCAGTACAAATAATTGGTGCGATTCTGATTCTCGGAGCTACCTTCGCTATCCCGGTTCTTCGCGCCAAAGAAGCGAAGAAAACTTAG
- a CDS encoding 50S ribosomal protein L11 methyltransferase translates to MSTPQEILYVVTLMTNSAMGELLDEMLPVEELYPTSYFDKDDDLARMSLYYETAAERDQVHVRLEKALANWSDFIDIDEVDIIAQEVLREDWSETWKKFFHTVKVSDRIVIKPSWEEYEIQEADEVIVEIDPGMSFGTGNHGTTKACLQFIDQASALQTGMSFLDAGCGSGILSLAADSLGCSPVEAFDYDPEAVACTKRHFEAINASDRIDVFQADLTTLELAKQYDIIAANILAPVLLGASDKLMNHLKKGKDSRLILAGILTEQYPEIKSHFEGLGLEELRSAQIDEWTSGVFKF, encoded by the coding sequence ATGAGCACCCCCCAAGAAATTCTTTATGTTGTCACACTCATGACTAATTCAGCCATGGGCGAACTGTTGGATGAAATGCTTCCCGTTGAGGAACTCTACCCGACTTCGTATTTTGATAAAGATGATGATTTAGCTCGTATGTCATTGTACTATGAAACAGCCGCTGAACGTGACCAAGTCCACGTTCGCTTAGAAAAAGCTTTAGCCAATTGGTCCGATTTCATTGATATTGATGAAGTGGATATTATTGCACAAGAAGTTTTACGTGAAGATTGGTCAGAAACCTGGAAAAAGTTTTTTCATACCGTGAAAGTATCCGATCGCATTGTGATAAAACCTTCTTGGGAAGAATATGAAATTCAAGAAGCAGATGAAGTGATTGTAGAAATTGACCCAGGCATGAGTTTTGGGACAGGCAATCATGGCACAACCAAGGCCTGCTTACAGTTTATCGATCAGGCCTCAGCACTTCAGACGGGCATGTCTTTTTTAGATGCGGGTTGTGGTTCGGGTATTTTGTCATTGGCCGCAGATAGCTTGGGCTGTAGCCCTGTAGAAGCGTTTGATTATGACCCCGAGGCCGTCGCTTGTACCAAGCGTCATTTTGAAGCTATTAACGCTTCGGATCGGATCGATGTTTTTCAGGCCGACTTAACGACTTTAGAATTGGCTAAGCAGTACGATATTATTGCCGCCAATATCTTGGCACCAGTTTTACTCGGCGCCTCAGATAAGTTGATGAATCACCTGAAAAAGGGTAAAGATTCACGCTTGATTTTAGCGGGTATTTTGACGGAACAATACCCCGAAATCAAATCGCATTTTGAGGGCTTAGGCCTCGAAGAATTGCGATCTGCGCAAATAGATGAATGGACCAGCGGAGTCTTCAAATTCTGA
- a CDS encoding NlpC/P60 family protein, producing the protein MDQRSLQILKIEKKQVLIIGLLACSCTIFYFQAINSKFYNLAFIILSLNFYSYLTYLSKKVMKWALLCVLLTVIIFTLSPAKKIDTAELKRTYLSKLPNYEGVSYVWGGENSLGIDCSGLARRAYRDALFTYTLKNLNSGALREFLANWWWDSSAEAMSQGYRDYLKPIGLDGTIKTLHYENLEPGDIAITADGVHMLVYLGEELWIQADPVAEKVIIRNGIEDKNSWFDDQVKIYRWSRI; encoded by the coding sequence ATGGACCAGCGGAGTCTTCAAATTCTGAAGATAGAAAAGAAGCAAGTACTCATTATTGGACTACTTGCTTGTTCTTGTACCATTTTTTATTTCCAAGCTATTAATAGTAAATTCTACAATTTAGCTTTTATCATTTTAAGTCTAAATTTTTATAGCTATCTAACTTACCTCAGTAAGAAAGTCATGAAGTGGGCTCTCTTATGTGTACTGCTAACGGTAATTATTTTTACTTTGAGTCCAGCAAAAAAAATTGACACAGCAGAACTTAAACGTACTTACCTTTCCAAACTACCCAACTATGAAGGCGTTAGTTATGTTTGGGGAGGTGAAAATAGTCTCGGTATTGATTGTTCCGGTTTGGCTCGCAGGGCTTACCGAGATGCTCTGTTTACTTATACTTTAAAAAATCTTAATAGTGGTGCCTTACGAGAGTTTTTAGCTAATTGGTGGTGGGATTCTTCTGCCGAAGCCATGAGTCAAGGCTATCGTGATTATTTGAAGCCTATAGGTCTAGATGGGACGATAAAAACCCTGCATTATGAAAACCTGGAACCAGGTGATATTGCGATCACAGCAGATGGAGTGCACATGCTCGTATATTTGGGAGAGGAACTCTGGATTCAAGCTGATCCAGTCGCAGAAAAAGTAATTATACGCAATGGCATCGAAGACAAGAACTCCTGGTTCGATGATCAGGTGAAGATCTACCGTTGGTCAAGGATTTAG
- a CDS encoding transposase, producing MAHNRVKESCSDQSVYYLVTNRIAGGRMLFKDQEKQKLKSLLFAGCTRFSYQVIDYVFMDNHFHLLIKIPATNEMDKIELLQRYRLHKKNEEVKFINSTQREEFREKIHDISFIIGNFEQRFVQWFNKVHSSWGRLFGQRFDSEMIEVSAHSDSLLRVMAYISLNPVRAEIVSDPKDFHFCAYSDRLAGGDIGKSDHEFFDLFCRGIEAKDIRDKQKHFRQVFRAYMLGLRRYQSVDSQTLAEFFREVNLSEQLAWDDLFIHKCRFFTKCLVIGSEAFVRNKLTKFSAKMKWKRVHEPYTEDEWNDIYSLKPRRRQASAD from the coding sequence ATGGCTCACAATCGTGTAAAGGAAAGTTGTTCGGATCAGTCAGTTTATTATTTGGTGACGAATCGCATAGCTGGCGGTCGAATGTTATTCAAAGATCAGGAAAAACAGAAGCTGAAATCTTTGTTATTTGCGGGATGCACAAGGTTTAGTTATCAGGTGATTGATTATGTTTTTATGGATAATCATTTTCATTTATTGATCAAGATTCCGGCTACGAATGAAATGGATAAAATAGAATTATTACAGCGTTATCGACTTCATAAGAAAAACGAAGAAGTAAAATTTATTAACTCAACACAAAGGGAAGAATTCAGGGAAAAGATTCACGATATTTCATTCATTATTGGTAATTTTGAGCAACGATTCGTTCAATGGTTCAATAAAGTACATTCATCGTGGGGGCGCTTGTTTGGCCAAAGGTTTGACTCGGAAATGATTGAGGTTTCGGCTCATTCGGATTCTCTGCTTCGGGTCATGGCCTACATCTCTTTAAATCCAGTTCGAGCCGAAATTGTTTCAGATCCAAAAGACTTTCATTTCTGCGCTTATTCAGATCGTTTAGCAGGCGGAGATATAGGGAAATCAGATCATGAGTTCTTTGACTTGTTTTGTCGTGGAATTGAAGCTAAGGACATCAGAGATAAGCAAAAGCATTTCAGACAGGTGTTTAGAGCTTATATGCTTGGCTTACGTCGTTACCAGAGTGTTGATTCTCAGACTCTCGCTGAATTCTTCAGAGAAGTGAATTTATCTGAGCAACTCGCTTGGGATGATCTTTTTATACATAAATGCAGATTCTTTACTAAGTGTTTGGTCATAGGGTCCGAGGCTTTCGTTCGGAATAAACTAACCAAGTTCTCAGCTAAGATGAAATGGAAAAGAGTTCATGAGCCCTATACGGAGGATGAATGGAATGATATTTATTCACTCAAGCCTAGGCGACGGCAGGCTTCCGCTGATTAG
- a CDS encoding sugar kinase, translating into MSHMKMKTKEVCSYDILSLGEVMLRLDSGEERVRNTRQFKAWEGGGEYNVARGLHRCFNQRAAIVTALADNDIGYLIEDLIYQGGVDMTYLKHLPSDERGLRNGLNFTERGFGFRSSLGTSDRGDTAISRLKPGDIDWHKIFGKDGVRWFHTGGVFAALSDSSKEVALEAVKIAKQYGTKVSYDPNYRASLWSDRGGVEAAQELNREISNYADVIMGMSLDSAIIDLNLNKLNQKELTNIFEKTAAKFPDLKVITTTLREVKSATINDWRAIAWSPEQGLVESSHYKNLELLDRVGGGDSFASGLIYGLLKGGALQEAVDYGAAHGVLAMTTPGDTSSARLDEVEQVMKGAGEAVIR; encoded by the coding sequence ATAAGTCACATGAAGATGAAAACTAAAGAAGTTTGCAGCTACGATATTCTCTCATTAGGCGAAGTTATGTTGCGCCTTGATTCTGGCGAGGAACGGGTGCGCAATACACGTCAATTCAAAGCTTGGGAGGGTGGAGGCGAGTATAATGTGGCACGAGGCCTGCATCGTTGTTTTAATCAGCGTGCGGCTATAGTCACTGCCCTAGCTGATAATGATATCGGATACTTGATCGAAGACCTCATCTACCAAGGTGGCGTGGATATGACTTATCTTAAGCACTTGCCGTCCGATGAGCGAGGGCTGCGTAATGGGCTCAATTTTACGGAACGAGGCTTTGGTTTCAGGTCATCGCTCGGGACGTCGGATCGTGGGGATACGGCGATCTCTCGTTTGAAGCCAGGCGATATTGATTGGCATAAAATATTTGGAAAAGACGGGGTGCGTTGGTTTCATACGGGAGGGGTCTTTGCCGCCTTATCTGATAGTTCAAAAGAAGTGGCATTAGAGGCGGTTAAAATTGCCAAGCAGTATGGTACGAAAGTCTCGTATGACCCTAATTATCGCGCTTCCCTTTGGAGTGATCGGGGTGGGGTTGAGGCTGCGCAAGAACTTAATCGAGAGATTAGTAATTATGCCGATGTGATTATGGGTATGAGTTTAGATAGTGCTATTATCGATCTCAATTTAAATAAATTGAATCAAAAGGAACTGACGAATATTTTTGAAAAAACGGCGGCTAAGTTCCCGGATTTAAAGGTAATTACTACGACTCTGCGCGAAGTGAAGAGTGCTACGATCAATGATTGGCGCGCCATTGCGTGGTCACCTGAGCAGGGCTTAGTGGAATCATCTCATTATAAGAATTTAGAGTTGTTGGATCGTGTGGGAGGTGGAGATAGCTTTGCCTCAGGTTTAATCTATGGACTCTTAAAAGGAGGGGCTTTGCAGGAGGCGGTGGATTATGGGGCGGCCCATGGTGTGCTGGCGATGACCACTCCAGGTGATACCTCAAGTGCACGACTGGATGAAGTCGAGCAAGTAATGAAAGGGGCCGGAGAAGCTGTCATTCGTTAA